The following proteins are co-located in the Rattus norvegicus strain BN/NHsdMcwi chromosome 19, GRCr8, whole genome shotgun sequence genome:
- the LOC134483492 gene encoding uncharacterized protein LOC134483492, which yields MFSCLRKLFGRGNVDSGETRVKESGLSSQSNDGERQHFWGMWNAGRETSSPGTDLSKNQAMKEKERLIKELQLITEERNDLRDRLRFLTERSMKNRPHFRPNPYYEDLERMEEAVMSILHNLEMENTEVHENNHKLKKEITFSRNLLRQLLMENTCRKKLVPLKQENKEVHLDCALNQKYLVDFNKKDKDHQRPEPALSGLRKCKRAGIGHTPVRELPEE from the exons atgttttcctgtcttcgcaagctttttgggagggggaacgtcgattctggagagactagagtgaaggagtctggcctttcgtctcaaagtaatgatggagaaagacagcacttctggggaatgtgga acgctgggagagaaacatcatcccctggcactgacctaagcaagaatcaggccatgaaggaaaaggagaggctgattaaagagctgcagctcattaccgaggagagaaatgacctgagagatcgcctgaggtttctgacagagagatctatgaagaacag gccacacttcaggccaaatccatattatgaagacctggagagaatggaggaggcagtcatgtcaattctgcacaacttagagatggagaacactgaggtccatgagaacaaccataagctgaagaaggagattaccttctctag aaacctgctccgccagctcctgatggagaacacatgtaggaagaagttggtcccactgaagcaggagaacaaggaggtacatcttgattgtgcactgaaccagaaatatttggttgacttcaacaagaaagataaagaccatcaacggccagaaccagcattatcag gtctcagaaagtgcaagcgagctggaattggacacacaccagtaagagagcttcctgaagagtaa